One genomic segment of Bacteroidales bacterium includes these proteins:
- a CDS encoding pyridoxal phosphate-dependent aminotransferase, whose amino-acid sequence MPDISGRGQQMPPSPIRKLVPFAEEAKRKGRKVYHLNIGQPDIPTPDTALEAIRNINLRVIEYSHSAGIESYRRKLAGYYQRIGIEIDYTNIMVTTGGSEALLISLMATLDPGDEVIVPEPFYANYNGFSIAAGVKVNPIRSSIETGFALPPVSEFEKAITPRTKGIIICNPNNPTGYLYSKEELEQLRDLVKKYNLFLFSDEVYREFVYDGKTHNSAMNLKGIEDHVIMLDSTSKRYSMCGIRVGCIVSRNKKVLDTALKFGQARLSPPTLGQIAAEAAIDTPPSYFAEVYNEYIARRNYMVEALNRMEGVVCPTPGGAFYAVARLPVDDTDEFARWLLSDFEYNNQTVMLAPASGFYNTPGLGKNEVRIAYVLKIDDLKNAMECLEVALKTYPGRTE is encoded by the coding sequence ATGCCTGACATTTCCGGGAGGGGGCAGCAAATGCCCCCTTCTCCTATCCGTAAACTGGTTCCTTTTGCCGAAGAAGCGAAACGAAAAGGCCGGAAGGTTTATCATCTCAACATCGGCCAGCCCGATATCCCCACCCCGGACACAGCCCTCGAGGCCATCCGTAATATCAATCTCAGGGTGATTGAATACAGTCATTCGGCAGGTATTGAATCTTACCGCCGCAAGCTGGCCGGTTATTATCAACGCATAGGAATTGAGATTGACTATACGAACATTATGGTAACAACCGGCGGATCGGAAGCACTGCTCATTTCGCTGATGGCCACCCTTGACCCTGGTGATGAAGTGATTGTTCCGGAACCATTTTACGCCAATTACAATGGTTTCAGCATTGCTGCCGGTGTGAAGGTGAATCCGATCCGTTCCTCAATTGAAACAGGATTTGCCTTGCCCCCGGTCAGCGAATTTGAAAAAGCCATTACACCCCGTACAAAGGGGATTATCATTTGCAATCCCAATAATCCTACGGGATACCTTTATTCAAAAGAAGAACTGGAACAACTGCGCGACCTTGTTAAAAAATATAACCTGTTTCTATTTTCCGATGAGGTTTACCGCGAATTTGTCTACGATGGCAAAACCCACAACTCGGCGATGAACCTGAAAGGAATTGAAGACCATGTTATTATGCTCGACAGTACGTCGAAGCGCTACAGCATGTGCGGCATCAGGGTAGGTTGTATTGTGAGCCGGAATAAGAAAGTTCTCGACACAGCCCTGAAATTTGGCCAGGCACGGTTGAGCCCTCCCACACTGGGCCAGATTGCTGCCGAAGCTGCAATCGACACACCTCCATCCTATTTTGCTGAAGTGTACAATGAATATATTGCCCGGCGCAATTATATGGTCGAAGCACTAAACCGGATGGAAGGCGTGGTCTGCCCAACGCCAGGAGGAGCCTTCTATGCCGTTGCCCGGCTTCCGGTTGATGACACCGACGAATTTGCCCGGTGGCTTCTGAGCGATTTTGAATATAACAACCAGACTGTAATGCTCGCCCCGGCCAGTGGATTTTACAATACTCCCGGCCTTGGCAAAAATGAAGTCAGAATTGCTTACGTGCTCAAAATTGACGATCTGAAAAATGCCATGGAATGCCTTGAAGTGGCATTGAAAACCTACCCGGGAAGAACGGAATAA
- a CDS encoding DUF1573 domain-containing protein, producing MKRVILISILFVFAGFTVFSQTETKQNKAEITFEQTSHDYGTIPFEGDGTYSFVFKNTGKEPLVLSNVSSSCGCTVPEWTKDPIEPGKTGTIKVKYNTRIPGQFTKTITVFSNASNSPVSLRITGNVEAPKK from the coding sequence ATGAAACGAGTTATTCTTATTTCCATCCTTTTTGTTTTTGCAGGTTTTACAGTTTTTTCACAAACTGAAACCAAACAGAATAAAGCAGAAATTACGTTCGAACAGACATCCCATGATTACGGGACCATTCCGTTTGAAGGGGACGGAACGTACAGTTTTGTTTTCAAGAATACGGGGAAGGAGCCGCTGGTTTTGTCAAATGTCAGCTCCTCCTGCGGATGCACCGTACCGGAATGGACAAAGGATCCGATTGAACCGGGCAAAACCGGCACCATCAAGGTAAAGTACAACACCCGCATTCCGGGCCAGTTCACCAAAACAATTACCGTATTCAGCAATGCCTCCAATTCACCGGTTAGCCTGAGGATTACCGGCAATGTTGAAGCTCCCAAAAAATAA
- a CDS encoding valine--tRNA ligase, with the protein MEISSKYDPSRTEEKWYRYWMEQGFFNSDPDDREPYTIVIPPPNVTGVLHMGHMLNNTIQDVLVRRARMMGKNACWVPGTDHASIATEARVVSKLAAEGIRKSDLTREEFLKHAWEWKEKHGGIILEQLKKLGASCDWRRTKFTMDPEMSESVLRVFVHLYKKGLIYRGVRMVNWDPQARTALSDEEVIYRELTSKLYYVKYKIVGEDGWVTVATTRPETILGDTAVCVNPEDERYLHLIGKKVVVPLVNREVPVIADPYVDKEFGTGCLKVTPAHDMADYELGLKHKLEVIDIFTDDGKLNEKAQVLVGLDRFEARTRSVQMLEKQGLLAKTEDYVNKVGFSERTDAVIEPRLSVQWFLRMKELAGPALKAVMEDEVRLIPPKFKNTYRYWMENVRDWCISRQLWWGHRIPAWYLPDGRFVVALSKEEALEEAKREFGINTLAPDDLRQDEDVLDTWFSSWLWPISVFDGIRNPGNRDMKYYYPTNDLITAPEILFFWVARMIMAGYEFAGEKPFRNVYLTGIVRDKQRRKMSKSLGNSPDPLLLIQKYGADGVRVGMLLCSPAGNDLLFDESLTEQGRNFGNKIWNAFRLFQSWKTDSALPQPDNAREAVAWFTEKLNETIAVIEDHFEKFRLSDALMATYKLFWDEFSSWYLEAVKPGFQKPMDNATYEATRSFFDQLLRLLHPFMPFITEELWQNLDQRIEGESIMLARIPVAKPFREEVISRFELVKEAVTVIRGFRKDHNVPPREELVLCIRDNQGEFSRDFDAVLCKLANLKEIQTTRDKVEGAFAFMVKSTEFFIVHQTKTDTSEVIRKLQEDLKYMQGFLASVEKKLNNPRFLENASAQVIENERKKQADAQNKIAVLQERLKQLQ; encoded by the coding sequence ATGGAAATATCAAGCAAATACGATCCTTCACGTACGGAAGAAAAATGGTACCGGTACTGGATGGAACAGGGTTTTTTCAATTCGGATCCTGATGATCGGGAACCTTACACGATAGTGATTCCTCCTCCGAATGTTACCGGAGTTCTGCATATGGGGCATATGCTGAACAATACCATTCAGGATGTTCTGGTAAGGCGTGCACGCATGATGGGGAAAAATGCCTGCTGGGTACCCGGCACCGATCATGCATCCATTGCCACTGAAGCAAGGGTTGTTAGCAAGCTGGCAGCCGAAGGAATCCGCAAATCAGACCTCACAAGGGAAGAATTTCTGAAGCATGCCTGGGAATGGAAGGAAAAGCACGGGGGCATCATACTTGAGCAGCTTAAAAAACTGGGTGCTTCATGCGACTGGCGGCGCACGAAATTCACCATGGACCCCGAAATGTCGGAAAGTGTGCTTCGTGTTTTCGTTCATTTGTATAAGAAAGGGCTCATTTACCGAGGCGTACGGATGGTGAACTGGGATCCGCAGGCACGCACCGCCCTGTCAGATGAAGAGGTCATCTATCGCGAGCTTACTTCAAAGCTTTATTATGTAAAATATAAAATTGTCGGAGAAGATGGGTGGGTTACCGTGGCTACCACAAGGCCCGAAACCATACTTGGCGATACAGCCGTATGCGTAAATCCTGAGGATGAGCGCTACCTTCACCTTATTGGTAAAAAAGTTGTTGTACCCCTTGTTAACAGGGAGGTGCCGGTAATAGCAGACCCTTATGTTGACAAGGAATTTGGGACAGGATGTCTTAAGGTTACTCCGGCTCATGATATGGCCGACTATGAACTGGGACTGAAACACAAGCTGGAGGTAATTGATATTTTTACCGATGATGGGAAATTAAACGAAAAGGCACAGGTGCTGGTTGGACTTGACCGGTTTGAAGCCCGCACCCGGTCGGTTCAAATGCTCGAAAAGCAGGGGCTTCTTGCAAAGACAGAGGATTATGTAAACAAGGTCGGTTTTTCGGAGCGGACAGACGCTGTAATCGAACCCCGTCTTTCGGTTCAATGGTTTCTGCGGATGAAGGAACTGGCAGGTCCTGCTCTGAAAGCCGTTATGGAAGATGAAGTACGGCTGATCCCTCCCAAGTTTAAAAATACTTACAGGTACTGGATGGAGAATGTAAGAGACTGGTGTATCAGTCGCCAGCTCTGGTGGGGGCATCGCATTCCCGCCTGGTATCTGCCTGATGGCAGGTTCGTGGTGGCCCTTTCAAAGGAAGAGGCTCTGGAAGAAGCCAAAAGGGAGTTCGGCATCAATACACTTGCTCCCGACGATTTGCGACAGGATGAAGACGTACTCGACACCTGGTTCTCTTCGTGGCTCTGGCCTATTTCTGTGTTCGACGGAATAAGAAATCCGGGAAATCGCGACATGAAGTACTATTACCCGACCAATGACCTCATAACTGCCCCCGAGATCCTCTTCTTCTGGGTAGCCCGCATGATTATGGCAGGCTACGAATTTGCCGGTGAAAAGCCGTTCCGCAATGTTTATCTGACAGGAATTGTGCGTGACAAACAGCGGAGAAAGATGTCCAAATCGCTTGGCAATTCCCCGGACCCGTTACTGCTCATTCAAAAGTACGGAGCTGATGGAGTGCGCGTGGGAATGCTCCTGTGCTCTCCTGCCGGCAATGATCTGCTGTTTGATGAAAGTTTGACCGAACAGGGCCGGAATTTCGGGAATAAGATATGGAATGCATTCCGTCTGTTCCAGTCATGGAAAACAGACTCTGCTCTGCCTCAACCCGATAATGCCCGGGAGGCTGTTGCCTGGTTTACGGAGAAACTAAATGAAACGATTGCGGTTATTGAAGATCATTTCGAAAAATTCCGCCTCTCCGATGCCTTAATGGCTACGTATAAACTTTTCTGGGATGAGTTTTCATCCTGGTATCTTGAAGCGGTCAAACCCGGCTTTCAGAAACCAATGGACAATGCAACGTACGAAGCGACCCGTTCGTTTTTTGACCAGCTGCTGCGGTTGTTGCATCCCTTTATGCCCTTCATTACGGAGGAGCTCTGGCAGAACCTTGACCAGCGCATTGAAGGCGAAAGCATTATGCTGGCAAGGATTCCCGTCGCGAAACCTTTCCGGGAAGAAGTGATTTCCAGGTTTGAGCTTGTTAAAGAAGCGGTTACGGTAATCAGGGGCTTCCGGAAAGACCACAATGTTCCGCCACGCGAAGAGCTTGTGCTCTGCATCCGCGACAATCAGGGTGAGTTCAGCCGTGATTTTGATGCTGTTCTCTGCAAACTGGCTAATCTGAAGGAAATTCAAACCACCCGCGACAAGGTGGAAGGAGCTTTTGCATTTATGGTAAAATCAACTGAGTTCTTTATTGTTCACCAAACAAAGACCGATACATCGGAAGTAATCAGAAAACTGCAGGAAGACCTGAAATATATGCAGGGTTTTCTGGCTTCAGTTGAGAAAAAGCTGAACAATCCGAGGTTTCTGGAGAATGCCTCCGCTCAGGTAATTGAAAATGAGCGAAAAAAACAGGCCGATGCACAGAACAAAATTGCCGTTCTGCAGGAGCGTCTGAAACAATTGCAATAG
- the pdxH gene encoding pyridoxamine 5'-phosphate oxidase gives MDLKHHRREYKRAILNENLLPELPFPLFNQWLQEALKEEKHDPTAMVLATAGKDNIPSARMVLLKESSEKGLVFFTNYLSHKGNDMEQNPHVSLLFFWPAMERQVRIEGIVQKIPAIESDTYFVSRPEESQIAVWASQQSTRIPDRKVLEERYSEFFEKFKGKTIPRPPYWGGYLAVPYRYEFWQGRENRLHDRIEYRLSDNRWTRARLAP, from the coding sequence ATGGATTTGAAACATCATCGCCGCGAATACAAACGTGCCATACTGAATGAAAACCTCCTGCCCGAATTACCTTTTCCTTTATTTAACCAATGGTTGCAGGAAGCGTTAAAGGAGGAAAAACATGATCCGACCGCCATGGTCCTTGCGACCGCCGGAAAAGACAATATTCCATCCGCGCGTATGGTACTTCTGAAGGAAAGCAGTGAAAAAGGCCTGGTTTTTTTTACCAACTACCTGAGCCACAAAGGAAATGACATGGAGCAGAATCCGCACGTATCCCTTCTCTTTTTCTGGCCCGCCATGGAACGTCAGGTGCGCATTGAAGGAATTGTTCAGAAAATTCCTGCTATTGAATCCGATACGTATTTTGTAAGCCGCCCGGAAGAAAGTCAGATTGCCGTCTGGGCCTCACAACAAAGCACCCGTATTCCTGACCGCAAGGTTCTTGAAGAGAGATATAGCGAATTTTTCGAAAAATTTAAAGGAAAAACGATACCCCGGCCCCCTTACTGGGGAGGATACCTGGCAGTTCCGTATCGTTATGAATTCTGGCAGGGTAGAGAAAACCGCCTGCACGACCGGATTGAATACCGGCTGTCTGATAATCGCTGGACCCGCGCGAGGCTTGCTCCCTGA
- the nadC gene encoding carboxylating nicotinate-nucleotide diphosphorylase, with translation MTLPDEHFLLKRLIETALAEDLGDGDHTSLACIDASATGRMVLLIKQEGIFAGGRIAPMVFHSIDPALQVKQCIADGAGVHPGDIALEVSGSQRSMLQAERLVLNILQRMSGIATETHRYTEKIKGFKARITDTRKTTPGMRFLEKEAVRIGGGMNHRMGLYDMILIKDNHIDFCGGIEEAIEKAVQYLKATGKNLLIEVEARTLSDVEKILRTGKVNRILLDNFSPDLTREAVKLIAGRIETESSGGITLENVRDYAACGVDFISVGALTHQIRSLDMSLKMQN, from the coding sequence ATGACTCTGCCCGATGAACACTTTCTGCTGAAGCGCCTGATTGAGACAGCTCTGGCTGAAGATTTAGGCGATGGTGACCATACTTCGCTGGCTTGTATTGATGCCTCTGCCACAGGCAGGATGGTTCTTCTGATCAAACAAGAAGGAATTTTTGCCGGTGGTCGTATTGCCCCCATGGTTTTTCATTCCATTGATCCGGCTCTTCAGGTGAAACAATGTATAGCCGATGGTGCAGGTGTTCATCCCGGAGACATTGCCCTGGAAGTCAGCGGGTCGCAACGATCCATGCTGCAGGCCGAACGCCTTGTACTGAACATTCTTCAGCGCATGAGCGGTATAGCAACAGAAACACACAGGTACACCGAAAAAATCAAAGGTTTTAAGGCCCGTATCACCGATACACGCAAAACTACTCCGGGCATGCGCTTTCTTGAAAAGGAAGCCGTTCGCATCGGAGGCGGAATGAATCACCGGATGGGCCTCTACGATATGATTCTTATCAAGGATAACCATATTGATTTCTGCGGAGGCATTGAAGAAGCCATAGAAAAAGCCGTTCAATACCTGAAGGCAACCGGCAAAAACCTCCTGATTGAGGTCGAAGCCCGGACACTGTCGGACGTGGAAAAAATACTCCGCACCGGAAAAGTCAACCGCATCTTGCTGGATAATTTTTCTCCCGACCTGACCCGTGAGGCAGTAAAATTAATTGCCGGACGCATCGAAACAGAATCTTCGGGTGGTATTACGCTGGAAAATGTCCGCGATTACGCTGCATGCGGAGTGGACTTCATTTCTGTCGGAGCCCTCACCCATCAGATCCGTTCCCTTGATATGAGCCTCAAAATGCAGAACTGA
- a CDS encoding DUF4783 domain-containing protein, translating into MLMFYRFGFLIVSVAMSFLAGGEPLPDKVPPEIVTAFKTGNYRELGRRFNNSVELVVLENENVYSKTQAEIIMKDFFSKYPPVGFVVRHEESREGLCYAIGRLTTKQGSFRVVILLKTRGEEVTINQLRIEKDDSAR; encoded by the coding sequence ATGCTGATGTTTTACCGTTTTGGCTTTTTGATTGTTTCGGTAGCAATGTCATTTCTGGCTGGAGGAGAACCTCTTCCCGACAAGGTACCGCCCGAAATTGTTACGGCTTTCAAAACGGGCAACTACCGGGAACTGGGCAGACGATTCAACAACAGTGTTGAACTGGTTGTTCTGGAGAATGAAAATGTTTACAGTAAAACACAGGCTGAAATCATAATGAAGGATTTCTTTTCAAAGTATCCGCCTGTAGGTTTTGTTGTCCGCCACGAAGAATCGCGGGAAGGTCTCTGTTATGCCATTGGAAGGCTAACTACAAAACAAGGTTCCTTCCGGGTGGTCATCCTGTTAAAGACCAGGGGTGAAGAAGTGACTATCAATCAGTTACGTATCGAAAAAGATGACTCTGCCCGATGA
- a CDS encoding 23S rRNA (pseudouridine(1915)-N(3))-methyltransferase RlmH, with protein MKVVFLVTGKDAERWITDGVEKYSGRIGKYLPFEYVVIPEVRQKKSINDTAVVKEKEGLALLGQIQESDYLVLLDQRGKKHTSESFAGWLQGMMNRSLKRCVFVAGGAWGFSEKVYQRADFMLSLSDMTFNHQVIRIMFLEQLYRALTILRGEPYHHE; from the coding sequence ATGAAGGTTGTATTTCTGGTAACAGGTAAGGATGCTGAGCGATGGATAACGGATGGGGTGGAAAAGTATTCCGGAAGAATCGGAAAGTATCTTCCCTTTGAATATGTGGTAATTCCTGAGGTGCGTCAGAAGAAATCAATCAATGACACTGCTGTGGTAAAAGAAAAGGAGGGTTTGGCATTGCTTGGGCAGATACAGGAATCTGATTATCTTGTTCTGCTCGACCAGCGGGGAAAAAAGCACACCTCGGAGTCGTTTGCCGGGTGGCTGCAGGGAATGATGAACCGTTCACTTAAACGTTGCGTATTTGTTGCAGGCGGAGCATGGGGTTTTTCGGAAAAGGTATATCAACGGGCCGATTTCATGCTTTCTCTGTCGGATATGACGTTCAACCACCAGGTTATCCGGATTATGTTTCTGGAACAATTGTACCGGGCATTGACCATCCTGAGGGGAGAACCCTATCATCATGAATGA
- a CDS encoding gliding motility-associated C-terminal domain-containing protein, producing the protein MTRSKMVRPKVFICCGLLIFSSLVYSLKAQVVSLSGVVNSYYRVEAVYNENSANIDSVKLYDVTGLGKGDTVMIYQMKGAEVDPATGNYPSFLGSYAGRYEILLVNEVQVTNRLVIFTTNLSFYGPPNYSYRVSYTAEDTLQLIKVKSYRKASVDGVLTCKAWDGETGGVLALIVSDTLWLNADIDVSGKGFRGAAGQSYPHVCSSEYISLQQRNYSAASDSAGWKGEGIVHFMPSYAKGYGYLGSNSGGGNGQNSGGAGGSNGGQGGAGGKEWTDCSSGIQSESGKNLASYYDISSVTQKRIFFGGGGGGGTHTPGLVSSTAGNGGGIVLIMAGAILGNGKTIRANGETPAACTGGAGGGGAGGAIILDITSYLGSLTAEAKGGNGGSTTHVLNTGAGGGGGGGFIWYSEPQSGSFTRNVSRGLKGSSAAGSTASDGANGSTRNNLIVQTRGWLFNVMPLDDTICAGTRPKEIRASFPKGGNGPGSYFYKWFQSLSKEGPYAEIAGATNVFYQPPVLDTTTYFKRLILSIAPGDTIRDTSLTYTVKVYPAITLNTIAASDTFCYGQDPGPLTGPWPGGGNGTYSIYWDNSLNASFVSANLGIATTQNYNPPVLYQTNYFRRRIISGVCRDTSNTVTLTVLPLIGNNKIITPDTMVCFGRSPLISASQPNGGDGSYVYKWQYRTDSPSSQFQNAPGSSAQKNYVAQNLTDTIFLRRIVWSGVDTVCKSISDTVRVRVPSPVTNNLISADQTLCEATSAQLLKGKYPRGGDIGNYTYYWEKSLNQTTWTTEKIQGNPLDTLYDPGIMNVTAWYRRVIFSGLNNTCKDTSNVVKLTVQPKIQGNTIWIQHSDDLDTTQCYGSMLGLMRGSGPPALSGGDGSTYLYTWRISYPSWDSIGATRDFTYNQKLLANVKFMRQVRSGKCVSFSDTVSVTVLPSVTGNLLIPSDSICTGTSPGNLSASLPSGGDNSYRYKWQRNTGSGWNDIAGIVTSGYDPGPVSAETSFRRMVFSGPYDCCKDTSAATVIALHPLPRASLSFVSVFSTGVCEETPVRLQFSASTGSPPYQLYYSRGDSSFAVTMSSKNQQFRNVPHPPYGTEQYHFVYKPDSLFDRYGCKADLLIGKDSVDVFKKPDIVLPQDTLKYCGKSLELDVDHDVGTGIWKINAVKPPGAGSSITLSNPVLKNSLLTSSSADTAEWVKLFWVVDNHGCADSLSRWYVLYRIPPHQILVSDTTLYYEFEYLLNTETINGPTETGVWTYSEKTGKTELQIENTTSGQTMIRIPQDHFGDYLLSWTVNNHVCAAQSDSVRVVFSNIRGYNGFSPNGDEINDVLWVEGVENLESFEITIMNRWGEVVYHYSNKEESPAEWKGWDGKHYRTGKDVPEGIYYYIIKANGRIYNKNGKSGQYILLRR; encoded by the coding sequence TTGACCCGATCAAAGATGGTAAGGCCTAAGGTGTTTATCTGTTGTGGTTTGCTGATTTTCAGCTCCCTGGTTTATTCTCTGAAGGCCCAGGTCGTCTCTCTTTCCGGGGTAGTGAATTCCTACTACAGGGTTGAGGCAGTATATAACGAAAATTCAGCCAATATTGACTCTGTGAAATTGTACGATGTAACAGGGCTGGGCAAAGGAGACACGGTGATGATCTATCAGATGAAGGGGGCTGAGGTTGATCCTGCAACGGGAAATTATCCCAGTTTTCTGGGAAGTTACGCAGGGAGGTATGAGATTTTGCTGGTGAATGAAGTCCAGGTAACCAATCGACTGGTCATCTTTACTACGAATCTTTCGTTTTACGGTCCGCCGAATTATTCATACAGGGTAAGCTATACGGCTGAAGATACCCTGCAACTGATCAAAGTAAAATCGTACAGAAAGGCAAGCGTAGACGGAGTTTTGACCTGCAAGGCCTGGGATGGGGAAACCGGAGGAGTTCTGGCGCTCATTGTATCGGATACCTTATGGCTGAATGCCGATATTGATGTGAGTGGAAAAGGATTCAGAGGAGCTGCCGGACAAAGTTATCCTCATGTTTGTTCCAGTGAATATATATCTCTTCAACAGCGAAACTATTCGGCAGCATCTGATTCAGCCGGCTGGAAGGGTGAAGGGATAGTGCATTTTATGCCTTCATATGCCAAGGGTTATGGATACCTTGGTTCCAATTCAGGAGGTGGCAACGGGCAAAATTCCGGCGGCGCCGGAGGAAGCAATGGCGGGCAGGGTGGTGCCGGCGGGAAAGAATGGACTGATTGTTCATCCGGCATACAGAGTGAATCAGGAAAGAACCTGGCATCATATTATGATATTTCCAGTGTTACCCAGAAGCGGATTTTTTTTGGAGGTGGCGGCGGAGGAGGTACTCATACACCCGGGTTGGTTTCGTCAACAGCTGGGAACGGTGGAGGTATTGTGCTCATCATGGCTGGTGCCATTCTGGGAAATGGGAAGACAATCAGAGCTAACGGAGAAACACCTGCGGCGTGCACTGGCGGGGCCGGAGGTGGCGGAGCCGGCGGAGCCATTATTCTGGATATTACCTCTTATCTGGGCAGTCTCACAGCAGAAGCCAAAGGTGGAAATGGCGGAAGCACAACACACGTTTTAAACACCGGTGCAGGCGGAGGAGGTGGTGGTGGGTTTATCTGGTATTCTGAGCCTCAGTCTGGGAGTTTTACAAGGAATGTTTCCAGAGGTTTAAAAGGAAGCAGTGCAGCAGGTTCAACGGCCAGCGACGGAGCGAACGGATCTACGCGAAACAATCTGATAGTTCAGACCCGTGGCTGGCTGTTCAATGTTATGCCGCTCGATGATACCATTTGTGCCGGCACCAGACCAAAAGAGATAAGGGCTTCCTTCCCCAAAGGAGGGAATGGTCCGGGCAGTTATTTTTACAAATGGTTCCAGAGCCTTTCCAAAGAAGGCCCCTATGCTGAAATTGCGGGTGCGACCAATGTTTTCTATCAGCCTCCGGTGCTTGATACAACAACCTATTTCAAGCGTCTTATTCTCAGTATAGCTCCCGGAGATACCATCCGGGACACAAGCCTCACTTACACCGTAAAAGTGTACCCGGCCATTACTCTGAACACCATTGCTGCATCCGATACATTCTGCTACGGGCAGGATCCAGGCCCGCTCACAGGGCCATGGCCGGGAGGAGGGAACGGAACTTATAGTATTTACTGGGATAACAGCCTGAATGCTTCCTTCGTTTCGGCCAATTTGGGAATTGCAACAACTCAAAACTACAATCCTCCGGTACTTTATCAGACTAACTATTTCAGGAGACGCATCATTTCAGGTGTGTGTCGCGATACTTCCAATACAGTCACGCTCACAGTTCTGCCTCTTATTGGCAACAACAAAATCATCACCCCTGATACCATGGTTTGTTTCGGAAGATCGCCGCTGATTTCGGCCAGTCAGCCAAACGGAGGAGATGGCTCCTATGTGTATAAATGGCAGTACCGTACCGATAGTCCTTCCAGCCAGTTCCAGAATGCTCCCGGCTCATCAGCACAGAAAAACTATGTTGCGCAGAATCTTACCGATACCATTTTTCTGAGGCGTATTGTATGGTCAGGAGTTGATACGGTTTGCAAAAGTATTAGCGATACGGTGCGAGTGAGAGTTCCTTCGCCTGTTACAAATAACCTTATTTCTGCAGATCAGACATTATGCGAGGCAACATCGGCCCAACTGCTTAAAGGAAAGTATCCCAGGGGAGGAGATATTGGCAATTATACCTATTACTGGGAAAAGAGTCTGAATCAGACTACCTGGACAACCGAAAAGATTCAGGGCAATCCGCTGGATACCCTGTATGACCCGGGAATAATGAACGTTACAGCCTGGTACCGGCGGGTTATTTTTTCCGGACTTAACAATACATGCAAGGATACAAGCAATGTTGTAAAACTTACCGTACAACCCAAAATCCAGGGGAATACCATCTGGATTCAGCACAGTGATGACCTTGATACCACCCAATGTTATGGTTCCATGCTTGGTTTGATGAGAGGTTCAGGCCCTCCTGCCCTCTCGGGAGGGGACGGCTCCACCTACCTGTATACATGGCGGATTTCTTATCCCTCCTGGGATTCCATTGGGGCAACCCGTGATTTTACCTATAATCAGAAGCTTTTGGCTAATGTGAAGTTCATGCGTCAGGTTCGTTCCGGCAAATGTGTTTCTTTCAGTGATACAGTTTCTGTTACGGTTTTGCCCTCTGTTACAGGAAATTTGCTGATTCCTTCTGACAGTATCTGCACCGGAACGTCTCCCGGGAACCTTTCTGCTTCTTTGCCTTCCGGAGGAGACAACTCCTATCGTTACAAATGGCAGAGAAATACGGGAAGCGGATGGAACGATATTGCTGGTATTGTTACATCCGGGTATGATCCCGGCCCGGTTTCGGCAGAGACTTCATTCAGGCGTATGGTTTTTTCCGGGCCGTATGATTGTTGCAAGGATACCTCAGCCGCCACTGTGATTGCCCTGCATCCTCTGCCTCGGGCCAGTCTCTCATTTGTGTCGGTGTTTAGCACAGGCGTATGTGAAGAGACCCCTGTCAGACTGCAGTTTTCTGCCAGCACGGGATCGCCCCCTTACCAGCTTTATTACAGCCGCGGAGATTCTTCCTTTGCTGTTACTATGAGTTCCAAAAATCAACAATTCAGGAATGTTCCTCATCCGCCATACGGAACCGAACAATACCATTTTGTCTATAAACCCGATTCACTCTTTGACAGGTATGGATGCAAGGCCGACCTCCTTATCGGCAAAGATTCTGTAGACGTCTTCAAAAAACCCGATATAGTTCTCCCTCAGGATACATTGAAATATTGCGGAAAATCACTGGAACTGGATGTTGATCATGATGTGGGAACAGGAATCTGGAAGATCAATGCAGTGAAACCTCCGGGAGCAGGAAGCAGCATTACACTTTCCAATCCGGTTCTGAAAAACTCCCTGCTGACAAGCTCTTCTGCCGATACTGCTGAATGGGTGAAGTTATTCTGGGTGGTCGATAACCACGGATGTGCCGATTCCCTCTCACGCTGGTATGTTCTGTATCGTATTCCTCCCCATCAGATCCTTGTTTCAGACACTACTCTTTATTATGAATTTGAGTATCTGCTCAATACCGAAACAATAAACGGGCCCACTGAAACAGGTGTCTGGACGTACTCGGAAAAAACCGGAAAAACTGAACTTCAGATTGAAAATACTACTTCCGGTCAAACCATGATCCGGATACCTCAGGATCATTTTGGCGATTACCTGTTGTCATGGACGGTTAATAACCATGTATGTGCCGCTCAATCGGACAGTGTACGTGTTGTTTTCTCCAACATACGGGGGTATAACGGTTTTTCACCTAACGGCGACGAAATCAATGATGTTCTCTGGGTTGAGGGTGTGGAGAACCTGGAGTCATTTGAAATAACCATCATGAACCGGTGGGGGGAAGTGGTTTATCATTACAGCAATAAGGAAGAAAGTCCTGCTGAGTGGAAAGGCTGGGATGGTAAGCATTACCGGACCGGCAAAGATGTTCCCGAAGGAATCTATTATTATATTATCAAGGCAAACGGACGCATTTACAATAAAAACGGCAAGTCGGGGCAATATATTCTTTTAAGGAGATGA